One stretch of Armigeres subalbatus isolate Guangzhou_Male chromosome 2, GZ_Asu_2, whole genome shotgun sequence DNA includes these proteins:
- the LOC134216085 gene encoding probable cytochrome P450 9f2 — protein MEVNIGVWIVVLSVLILAYRWITRNNNYFHDKPIPSMAVQPLFGSTGPLILKKFSFHDFVHHIYVKYPNAKIFGLFDALMPIFVVRDPELIKKITVKDFDHFIDHRPFFGNSENDNPYSIFGKTLFAMGGQKWRDMRATLSPAFTGSKMRKMFELVIECSESVAHYYANQSENKVEVELNDLCTRFSSDVIATCAFGMRMNSFTDRENDFYDNGKKMMRFERLSVALRMFALKLCPTLVGQLGIDIIDRNQIRYFSALIMDAVKERRTKGITRTDMINLLIQARQGILKHHDEKEGDEGFATAKESSIGKTNVKSNMTDIEMIAQAFVFFLAGFETVATTLTFLMYDLAMNKDVQQRLYEEIVATNEHLQGKHLNYDTLQKMKYLDMAVTESMRLRPAAAFLDRICVHDYELDDGQGLKFTINKGTTVWIPTQGLHLDPKYYPNPEKFDPERFSEENKASINPMTYLPFGIGPRNCIGSRFALMEIKAVVYYLLLKFSMEVNSKTPIPLKLRKGFTIVGAEGEVMIDLRARKA, from the exons ATGGAAGTTAATATTGGAGTCTGGATTGTGGTCCTATCGGTTCTAATACTTGCGTATCGATGGATCACACGGAACAACAATTATTTCCACGATAAACCAATACCATCCATGGCAGTGCAACCACTGTTTGGAAGCACGGGTCCATTAATTTTAAAGAAGTTTTCCTTTCATGATTTTGTGCATCACATCTACGTAAAGTACCCGAATGCGAA gaTTTTCGGATTGTTTGACGCATTGATGCCGATATTCGTAGTTCGAGATCCAGAGTTGATTAAAAAGATAACTGTTAAGGATTTCGACCACTTTATAGATCATCGACCCTTTTTCGGAAACAGTGAGAACGATAATCCGTACTCGATTTTTGGCAAGACATTGTTTGCCATGGGCGGACAAAAGTGGCGAGACATGCGAGCAACCTTAAGTCCAGCATTCACCGGCAGCAAAATGCGTAAAATGTTTGAGTTGGTCATCGAGTGTAGCGAGAGTGTGGCACATTACTACGCAAATCAATCAGAGAATAAAGTTGAAGTAGAGCTGAATGATTTGTGCACTCGGTTTAGTTCCGACGTGATCGCAACGTGTGCTTTCGGAATGAGGATGAACTCGTTCACGGATCGTGAAAATGATTTCTACGACAACGGCAAAAAGATGATGCGCTTTGAACGATTGAGTGTAGCTCTGCGCATGTTTGCACTTAAGTTGTGTCCGACGTTGGTGGGTCAGCTGGGAATTGATATTATCGATCGGAATCAAATACGATATTTTAGCGCTTTAATAATGGATGCCGTCAAAGAACGCCGAACTAAAGGTATTACACGTACAGATATGATTAATTTACTGATTCAAGCACGTCAAGGAATTTTGAAGCATCATGATGAGAAGGAAGGTGACGAAGGGTTTGCCACGGCTAAAGAATCCAGCATTGGGAAAACCAATGTGAAATCCAATATGACCGACATCGAAATGATTGCCCAAGCATTTGTGTTCTTTTTGGCTGGATTTGAAACTGTGGCGACTACTCTTACCTTCCTAATGTATGATCTGGCCATGAACAAAGACGTGCAGCAACGATTGTATGAAGAAATCGTAGCCACTAACGAGCATCTGCAGGGCAAACATTTGAATTACGATACTCTTCAAAAGATGAAATACCTGGATATGGCAGTGACGGAGAGCATGAGGTTGCGTCCAGCAGCAGCCTTTTTAGATCGTATTTGCGTGCATGATTACGAGCTGGATGATGGACAAGGCTTGAAGTTTACAATCAACAAAGGAACTACCGTATGGATTCCAACGCAGGGACTTCATTTGGATCCCAAATACTATCCGAATCCGGAGAAATTCGATCCGgaacgattcagtgaagagaacAAAGCCAGCATCAATCCGATGACCTACTTGCCATTCGGAATTGGACCGAGAAATTGTATCGGATCCCGGTTTGCCTTGATGGAGATTAAAGCGGTTGTGTATTACTTGCTGCTTAAATTTTCTATGGAAGTAAATAGCAAAACCCCAATTCCCCTCAAACTGCGCAAAGGATTTACTATTGTTGGTGCCGAAGGTGAAGTCATGATTGATCTGAGAGCCAGAAAAGCGTAG